A genomic window from Centroberyx gerrardi isolate f3 chromosome 14, fCenGer3.hap1.cur.20231027, whole genome shotgun sequence includes:
- the traf3ip3 gene encoding TRAF3-interacting JNK-activating modulator, whose product METLDVSVLQPSPAKDFEEIVEKRAEKREHLRGRNNVTSCRSPTRDFDTKLIKNVQQQKRHLEFLRRRSVSPDQGCLKSVKAGYRSSKRKPLGKTFSVKHHGTITESETVHTDIQMTPTANGHLMKILTPNNSIENDPSTSKWALLWSEPVTLIRQEKSHARKQAAASTSIPGIKEPTQQRVKATEKRENRINGQKMSIKTFIQTEKLHQTESFSVQTEKILQKKRLRDASVQTESGFVTVKESDVQRLADYLQEALWREEAVKKKLVAVQDNASTLLHSSNKIWTARCTEDLLRNKIKALEAQLQVCLQKFSKDGVKKLVLQMEKQKLVYEEAALAALQKATQEKTEALSKAAILQEALLVVKAEAVRWQSLYEELKLSSSQLKESQDLSHGQLQQLHSQLELSGAREAELREEAVSLQQEKKELQYNIYLLEEDNQTLREEIQQLRDGSTESQDFMAQVCLPSEEAEPQQAVKGGSQVEEQLRHTQDRLRLKEKECEELQTELDAMEQECQSSQARLTQCRDELRQLSHRRSSRRSCGSWWKVCVFLVLLLAVVGVAMLWLWHPPFREQVEDVYADIETRIEDYLTEMASPPHSGCFRPI is encoded by the exons ATGGAGACCCTGGACGTCAGTGTGCTGCAGCCTTCCCCGGCGAAAGACTTTGAAGAAATAGTAGAGAAACGAGCAGAGAAACGTGAACACCTGCGAGGACGCAACAATGTGACTTCATGTCGGAGCCCTACGAGGGACTTTGATACAAAACTGATAAAGAACGTGCAACAGCAAAAGAGACACCTGGAGTTTCTGCGGAGGAGATCAGTGAGCCCCGACCAAGGCTGTTTAAAGTCTGTGAAGGCAGGATACCGCTCTTCGAAGAGAAAACCCTTGGGAAAGACATTTTCAGTGAAGCATCATGGTACAATCACCGAGTCAGAGACAGTGCATACAGATATCCAAATGACTCCCACCGCTAATGGACACCTAATGAAGATATTAACTCCAAACAACAGCATAGAAAATGACCCAAGCACCAGTAAATGG GCTTTGTTATGGTCAGAACCGGTAACACTGATAAGACAAGAGAAAAGCCATGCAAGGAAGCAAGCAGCAGCATCTACCTCCATACCAGGGATAAAGGAGCCAACCCAGCAGAGGGTGAAAGCCACcgaaaaaagagagaacagaataAATG gCCAAAAGATGAGCATCAAAACATTCATTCAAACTGAAAAGCTTCACCAAACTGAAAGCTTCTCTGTCCAAACTGAAAAGATTCTCCAGAAAAAGAGGCTGCGAGATGCCAGTGTGCAGACAGA GTCTGGCTTCGTCACTGTCAAGGAGTCA GATGTTCAACGGCTAGCTGACTATTTGCAG GAGGCTCTGTGGCGAGAGGAggcagtgaagaagaagctggTTGCCGTCCAGGACAACGCTTCCACCCTGCTGCACTCCTCTAACAAAATATGGACA GCTCGCTGCACTGAGGACCTGCTGAGAAACAAGATCAAGGCTCTAGAGGCGCAGCTGCAAGTCTGCCTACAG AAGTTTTCCAAGGATGGAGTGAAGAAACTGGTGCTACAGATGGAGAAGCAGAAACTGGTGTATGAGGAGGCGGCCTTGGCTGCTCTACAGAAGGCCACACAGGAGAAGACTGAGGCCCTCAGCAAGGCCGCGATCCTCCAG GAAGCGCTGCTCGTAGTGAAGGCAGAGGCTGTAAGGTGGCAGAGCCTTTATGAGGAGCTGAAGCTGAGCTCAAGCCAACTGAAGGAGAGTCAAGACCTCAGCCATGGACAGCTGCAACAGCTGCACAGCCAACTGGAG CTGTCCGGGGCCCGAGAGGCCGAGCTGAGGGAGGAGGCGGTGTCACTACAGCAAGAGAAGAAAGAGCTACAATACAACATTTATCTGCTGGAGGAGGACAACCAGACTCTGAGAGAGGAAATCCAGCAACTTAGAG ATGGCAGCACGGAGAGCCAGGACTTCATGGCCCAGGTGTGTCTGCCATCAGAGGAAGCAGAACCACAGCAGGCTGTGAAGGGAGGCTCTCAGGTGGAGGAGCAGCTCCGTCACACTCAGGACAGACTGAggctgaaggagaaagag TGTGAGGAGCTGCAGACAGAGCTGGATGCCATGGAGCAGGAGTGTCAGTCAAGCCAGGCCCGGCTGACGCAGTGCAGGGACGAGCTCCGGCAACTCAGCCATCGCCGCAGCAGCAgg AGGTCATGTGGCTCCTggtggaaggtgtgtgtgttccttgtTCTACTCCTGGCTGTAGTAGGGGTTGCCATGTTGTGGCTGTGGCACCCCCCATTCAGGGAGCAAGTGGAAGACGTGTACGCAGACATAGAGACACGCATTGAAGACTATCTCACGGAAATGGCTTCTCCTCCACACTCAGGATGTTTCAGACCAATATAA
- the atp5pb gene encoding ATP synthase peripheral stalk subunit b, mitochondrial: MLSRLVIVSANSLKGSGPLGAGLVQASRSLHTSSQSLAPVPPLPETGGKVRHGIIPEELFQLLYPKTGATGPYMLGTGLLVYLLSKEIYIINHETLAAASVGAVIIYGVKKFGPSVAAFADKLNEEKVAKAQEVKDLAMTSLAQAIEDEKKEQWRVEGRSALFDAKRNNVAMLLETNHRERIHMVTNEVKKRLDYQIALQNLHRQMEQEHMVNWVEKSVVGSITPQQEKESIAKCITDLKALAKATQAKATA, from the exons ATGCTGTCCAGGCTCGTTATCGTTTCAG CCAATTCCCTGAAGGGCAGTGGTCCACTTGGAGCTGG CCTGGTGCAGGCATCCCGTTCCCTCCACACATCTTCCCAGAGTCTCGCCCCAGTCCCCCCTCTGCCAGAGACGGGAGGCAAAGTCCGTCATGGCATCATCCCAGAGGAGCTGTTCCAGCTGCTGTACCCCAAGACTGGGGCCACAG GACCCTACATGCTGGGGACTGGCCTCCTCGTCTACTTGCTTTCCAAGGAGATCTACATCATCAACCACGAGACCTTGGCTGCTGCCTCCGTAGGCGCTGTCATTATCTACGGGGTCAAGAAATTTGGTCCTAGTGTTGCAGCTTTCGCTGACAAACTGAACGAG GAGAAAGTGGCCAAGGCTCAGGAGGTGAAGGACTTGGCCATGACCAGCCTGGCTCAGGCTATTGAGGATGAGAAGAAGGaacagtggagagtagagggaAGATCAGCCCTCTTCGACGCCAAGAGG aacAATGTGGCCATGCTGCTGGAGACCAACCACAGGGAGAGGATACACATGGTGACCAACGAGGTGAAGAAGCGCTTGGACTACCAGATCGCCCTGCAGAACCTCCACCGCCAGATGGAGCAGGAGCACATGGTCAACTGGGTGGAGAAGAGCGTCGTCGGCAGCATCACCCCCCAGCAG gagaaagagagcatcGCCAAGTGCATCACAGACCTGAAGGCTCTGGCCAAGGCCACTCAGGCCAAGGCCACAGCCTAA